DNA from Brachyspira aalborgi:
ATCTATATTTGAATCGACTATTAAAATTTTTTCAGTTAAAATATTGCTTTTCATAATTTGAAACTTTATTATAATATATTTTTAAATTGTAAATTATTAATGAACATATCTTCTTGCCTCGACATTAAATATAAGCCCTATAGACATTGAAAAAGTTAAAATTGAAGAGCCTCCGCTACTTACGAAAGGCAAAGTTAATCCCGTAATAGGCATTATTCCCACAACCATTCCTATATTGATTATAACATGGCATAAAAACATAGCTATTATTCCCGCGACTATTAAAGCTCCGAGTCTGTCTTTTGCAAAATAAGCGACTGTTATTCCTCTTATAAAAATTATCGCATAAGCTATAACGACTAAAGCGCTTCCTATAAATCCCCATTCTTCGCATATATTTGAAAAAATAAAATCGTTTACCTGTTGAGGAATAAAATTTAATTGAGATTGGCTTCCGTTTAAAAATCCTTCTCCAAATAATCCTCCGCTTCCAACGGCTATTAAAGACTGAATTATATTATAACCCGAACTTAATCTTGTTAATTGAGGATTCATAAATACTAAAAGCCTTTCTTTCTGATAAGTTTTTAATCCTATATCGAATACCAAAGCGGCGCACAAGCTTAAAAATAAAACGAAAAACATAAAAGATAATAATTCTATATATTTATTGCTCATATAAAAGTTAATCGTTAAAAGTAAAACCGCTATAAATAATAATATTCCAGCAAGATAACCTATATAAATTCTTTGAGATAAAAAATTAAAAAGAACATTATTTATATCGTCCGACATTCTTTTATATTCTAAAAACATTGGAATAGAAAGCCCTATTATTCCTATGCTCATCAAAGCTACAATGTATCTAATGGGAACTCCTCCGACAAAAAGCATAACGAAAACTATAAAACAATAAACCAAAACAGTTCCCAAATCTGGCTGCATCAAAACGAGAGCTATTGGAATAACTATAAACAAACCCGCAAGAGCAAAATATTTTTCTTCTTTTATTCTATCTCCTATTTTGTCTAAATATCCTGCTAAAAATATTATCATAATTAATTTTCCAAACTCCGAAGGTTGCATTCCAAAAAGCCAACTGCTGCTTCCGTTAATCGTAGTTCCAATATTAGGAATTAAAACTAAAATTAAAAGCGCAATCATTGGAATATATAAAGACATTCTATGCTCGGCTAATTTTGTATAATTTATAA
Protein-coding regions in this window:
- a CDS encoding FtsW/RodA/SpoVE family cell cycle protein; this encodes MNEKREIKKLFIFDFRILLSIIFLMIAGGVAVYSSTYSAEASRMSWLFLKYLFFSFTGLVIMCITMFINYTKLAEHRMSLYIPMIALLILVLIPNIGTTINGSSSWLFGMQPSEFGKLIMIIFLAGYLDKIGDRIKEEKYFALAGLFIVIPIALVLMQPDLGTVLVYCFIVFVMLFVGGVPIRYIVALMSIGIIGLSIPMFLEYKRMSDDINNVLFNFLSQRIYIGYLAGILLFIAVLLLTINFYMSNKYIELLSFMFFVLFLSLCAALVFDIGLKTYQKERLLVFMNPQLTRLSSGYNIIQSLIAVGSGGLFGEGFLNGSQSQLNFIPQQVNDFIFSNICEEWGFIGSALVVIAYAIIFIRGITVAYFAKDRLGALIVAGIIAMFLCHVIINIGMVVGIMPITGLTLPFVSSGGSSILTFSMSIGLIFNVEARRYVH